From Amaranthus tricolor cultivar Red isolate AtriRed21 chromosome 4, ASM2621246v1, whole genome shotgun sequence:
AGGTATATATTGCAAAATGATAATGACATGAAAATTCcgtgtaattttagttggaaTATCACATCACATGTAAAGTACTGAAGGTTATGTTCATGCATGTCCAACTTTAAAATTTCTTTTagatttttttggaaaaattttccgaaataatcccacctattgccCATTTACTGTGAATAATCTCTActattaattacttttaaataatcaaacctttgtatattttttgctgAACAACAACCCTTATCACATTTTAACCGGTTATCGAAGATACTTACCACCAAAGAAGAGTAGGAATAGACAAATGAATAAGCAAAatgaggaaaaagaaaagagcGTATAACAGCTTGTATGTACCTACCGTAGCTGGTTAAAATGTGCTAACGGGTGGtgtcattaaaaaatatataaaggttgaattatttagaaataatcaataatagagattattcacaacaaattaGTAATAGATAGGATTATATgggataattttttaatttattttaaaaaagtaatGTAATTCCCATCCATCACCACACCAAGGAGTTAAATAGGTAGTTAGTTCATGGTGGATCGCAATAATTGGAATGTTGGTGTGAATCTACGTCTGTTCACTGCTGAGTTAACAAAAAGTATTAGCTCAtgttttactattattattttttaggtgTTCCCTATCCTACTAAATATAGACTATCCTTTGAGGCTTTGAGTGTACGTGTAATACTAAGTTTCCAAAAGAAATGTtcatgaaaattaagaaaaatataatattttagatagtaaatatattatttaattcaataataaatttgattggaGAAAAGTAGGACCATTTTATAAATTGAAGTTAGTGGAGGATATGTGGGGTTcctaaacattataaaaatattaaagtgagtataaaataaagttatttttatttaaaatttgtgacataaatgaaaagattctgtacaaaaataacaaataaaacactctaaaataataaatgaaaactTTTTAAGAAACGGATATAAGGGTATTAATAGTGATACATATAGATACTGGTAGAGTGGTAGTCCTGTAAATATGAATTAAGATTGTAAAAGTTGGTGCAGAAAGAGAAACAAAAGGGAAGCGTAAAGTGAAGCTTGTCTGTAAATAATACTCCATAATACAACAATAAGTGTTCTCGTGTTAGCATCATTGTTGCTTATAAAATTAAGGGTGCACGAGTTTATGTGGGAGTGGGACTATTACTATACTACCCTTTGCTTTTCTATACATCATTCCCCATTTTCTGCCTTCCATATTGCTTCATTTTTTTATATGTCatcttgatttttttaatttgtcttaaagagaaataaagtattatttttaagaaaaaggtgaatatttggtaataaataaaaataaaataaattgcgtggattaaaagtaaaaaaaagttaaaaagtataaatgacattaaaaaaagtgatggatgtaaatcattgtctaaaattttaaaataatgtaaaataagtgAGTGAGACGAAAGAGTAACAGAAAAACTAAAACCAAATGTTAATGACATTAACTTATATGAAATTATTGGCAAAATCATTACTAGAGAAAAATACACATGCACCAATCATTTTGTCAAAAATATGTTTCTAGTGCTGATTGGAGAGGTCTCCGCGATCACAATGTCAATGAGTGATCGCTAGAattgtttaaaacaaatttaatttatatttttttgatctCGTATAATAGATTTGACTTCGATTATagttaagaaataaatttatagttatataaaaattaatgtggacAAGATTCGATTTTTGACTAGATACGAAGCAACTTATCCAAAACTAATCCGATGGTCTGATTGTGAGTTgttttaaataaatctaaactGATATTCGTTGTACATTTGTAATGTAAAacaactcgtcttgtatgagttATCTCACCACGAGGCAAACCCATATAATTAGccaatttctctaattgatcactttacgatgtaatgatcactttaaggttataagtaattactttaatattataaaaagggATCACTTTAAGAGTGTAAATGATCACttcactttaagactataaaaaatgatcactttaagaagGTAAATGTATATTGAGCCAACCCAATAGAGATAGTCTCGTTATAAGACtgtctaatttaaaaatttgcaaATGTAAAATTTTTGCTCAAGTTCCCGATAATATTTAAGACAGCCCAAAAATGTTTAAGAAGGCCCTGCTAATGATCTTGCAAAATGGCTCTTAGATTGCTTTTACTATTCTGAGTTTCTGACAgcaaaaaaatgtataaaaacTGTTTTGAAACAGAATAAAAAACTCAATAATCTTCCACTTTTATGTGCACATACCATTAATCTAATGAAAACAAGAAGATGAGCTGGTTAAACAGTTAGATTAATCAAATGGGTTATTGTCTGCCACTGTCATATCTTTTCATGAACAAACACCTTGGCAGTTTCCATACATTCCTCAAAAGTGTCTCTTATCCTATTCTTTATGAACACCCCAACAAAACTCACTGCAATTCTACTATAATTTTGAACAAATTTAGTCAGAATTTTCTTGGGATTTCACTATGTCAAGCTCTGTATTGCAGACTTGCTTCATTTTATGTTTACTTCTTTCTTTTTCATTCATTTCTGAATCTTCTCGATTACCAAACACTTACTTTGAGCAAATGTTGCCTAAGAGGTTTCCTACTCATTCTTCAGCTCCTTCTAAGAGGACTAATTCTGTTAAAGCTTCTTCTTCGTTGGTTCATACTCGAAAGTTTTCGCCTTCTTATGATGGGAAAGTTTAGTTAAGGGGGAATTGGAAGCAAGTATACAAGACTGATAGAGTATGTAAcatattttgagattttattcGCTTTTGGGTGAGTTTATGGTGTCAGAATCTAACGTGATAGAAGGGtataatagagtatataacgtATTATGGGCTTTAATATGATGGTTGAAGgtttaggatatgttatatactctattagaCGTACTAGAAGAAGAAATCAACGCGTTTCTGAGCTAGGTTTGTAGATTATTGTAGCATTCTTTTTGGGTGAGTTTATGGTGTTAGAACTTAACAAGAAGGgtatgatagagtatataacatattatgggctGCAGCTTAATGGTTGAAGGTTCAAGATATATTACATACTCTATTAGACGTATACAACATTCCAGAAGAAATCAAGACGTTTCTGAACTGGATTGGTAGATTATTGTAGCATTCTTTTTTATCAACATGACCGTGGAAACAATCACTTGTAAAGATTTTCTTTACTGAATAGAATATAGATATAGCTACTTACtgattaaaatacaaaattttctCTGCTTTTCCTGGAGAAGTATTAACAATTGTTGTTCAAAATCTACAAAAATTGTATATTGGTGTAATTTTTCATATAgtgattaataaaataatatcatctcTCACGtcagtttattttaatttactaatcaaatttattgttGAGATTAATGATTTGATATAGTTGTTGCTCATTGGAAGATCCTTTTTCAAGAAAGGTTTTTTCGTAGTCTATTTGTTATAGAATGATCAAACCCACATTGATGGGCTAAACATTAAAACATATAAGAAGATTTGTACCGTAAAGTTGTCATTTTTTGCTTCTTTTTCAGTATGTTGGAGTTTAAATCATTATTGCTTCGCAACTTCAAATCAGTATTATTTTTCTGTTTCTTTAAATTTGCTTTACTTCAGAGACTTAGCAACTTCGAGATGAAGATGGAATAGGATTGGTTAAGATGTTTTGGGAATTGTGAATGTGCAACAAAAGAATATTAGTGAATCGGAAAGATATATAGAAACATGGAACTTAGAAGATCCAAAAAGAGGATgagaaagacaaaaaataacCTAGAGGGCAGAGAAGGAAATGGACATGAAGAATTTCGATTTACAGTTTGAGAgggtagaaaatcataatggataagaaaaagagaattcaCGAGGATAACCACTAGAATTATTCAATTGCCAATTGATTTATGTAGCCGAGCCAATATTTTGTAATTAAGGTTGTGATACGTCTTGGGGCGCAAGTATATTGGTTTCCATTAACCCCAAAATTCTTAAGAAACCATTTCTAATTATGGCAAGTTTAAGGGGGATGACTCCAAATACCGTCAAGCTAGGAGGAAAAAAGAATTTCATGTCCATCTCCTCGATCAATTGTTCCTACAACATTTCCCCTTCACCACTCTAACTCACACCTTTAATTTAAGGTTTAGTGGACTCTTTTAGTGTGCACTAAATCTATACAAGACCAGctcaataatcataaaaataaatagataaactCGGACTTAtcatatcaaatatatatatatatatatgtatatatatctgtgaaaaaaacattaaacttaCATAGATGTATATTTTAGACACAGCCACAGGCAACAACTTTACATTctaacaaaaagaaaatttaaaaatctatCATAAAACTCTATTATTACAAAACTCAACAGACGTGATCAACTACAAAGTACAAAGGAATGATCAAAGACGCGATGCAAATTTACTATCGAAGCTCCTCCGTATTGAACTTATTCCATGCTTCCTGCATCGATGTCACACCAGCAAGCATAAGTATAAATGAGGAAGTTGGTAGATAGTAACATTTTTCGAAAAAACAGGCAAACCAGCGCGGTAAGGAAGATTCAGATATACAAATACAGCTAACTAACGCGGAAATGCAATTCGATAGTCATTTTAGGACCTTCCTAAGGTCCTACGGTCATCTATACTCGGTCAAATAGAATTGTATCAAAAACCCGATGCCAACTActtatttatcattcatccagTGAATAGTGTTTATGCTACTGTATTTGAGGCGAGGTCTATAATCTCGAAATGCACATAGCCTTACAAAGAATTGTGGTTACTTGGAAAAAAACTTGAACCAGTTAGTCACTCGATATTACTACAGGTTTCTGACCCTAAGTGGATTTAAACTTGCATATTGTGGGTCATGCGAGAAACCTGAACATGGTAAATAGATCAGTTGAGCACGAGAAAAAGGACCCAGTTCTACAACGAATTTCCGAAAGCAAAGTGCATCTATGAGCCCAGATAAGTTCGTTCCTTTAGGAAGCATTATCTATAATCACTGACCAAAAACGAGAATCTGAAAGATGATAAGGTAAACATAATACAGAAGTCTGCACTAAGACTTGGTCCGACAATTACTAACAAAGTACTAGCACACGAATTAGTAATACCCAGTAAACTGGTCAATCATCACCATCAACATTCATTCAGAGGAATGTCGTATTAATTATAGGGTAAACCATCGACAGATAATATCTTTGAAGCCTCTACTCTGACCAAACCCAcccaaaaaggaaaagaaaagacgTCTCAATCTAAGGACAACATAACTTGATATGCCTAATTCAATAGTCAACTGGAATATAATACAGCCCGTTTGATAGTCATTATTAAATGGTGGGAGTGGTAATAGAAAATTAGTGTAATCAACTTCATTTTATTAACGGCAGCAAAAGAATGTCGCTACAGATGTAGCCTTGCAGGCTATTTCATTCCCTACTCGCTTACATAAGGTCCCAAGGGAATAAATAGTGCATGAAATGACAAAACAATATGATTTTGAACATACATTACCTTCAGTAGATCAAAAACTTTCTCTGCAACAAACTTTTGTTCAAGACTTGCACCTTTTTGCTGCACTTTATCAGGATGGACACACAGAGCAGCCTTTTTGTATGCGATCTTTACTTGAGATGAAGTAATCAAGTCAGTTAAAGTAACCGGTCGCCAACCAAGTTCAGGGGCGAGCACCTGCATAACAGGAGATACAAGTTAACACACTCCAACAACTTTGCTGATGTGGTACAAGAGAAGTACCGATAAAtcacaaaaaaatcaataaacaattagatcagtgtaacataattagCCATCTAATTCGCTTTTGAATTTGTGATCACCgaaaatgaccctaaaatagcccaaaatcgtccataatttgctttttttgcTACCTGATTCGCAAAGAGATTAGTAATCATGTGACAGTGGTCCAGATTAAGGATATTGACGTGATTAAAGTAGCTCCACATTACACCCTTCAATTAAATTAACTACATGTACCAAAAAGTATATAACCAAAATACAAGTCATTTCACATCTAAAACTTAGAAACAAGATGTGGAGCTACTTTTATCATGTGGTTACATCACATTACAATACCCTAAGAATTAGGGGTAAGGTTTCGTACATCCAACCCCCTGACCCCACCCTAGGTGAGAGCcacttacggcccgtttggttaatggtattaaatggtggtaatgagaatgatttatagtgtaaaatttcctCAAAAGTTCCACatcattctcatggtaatgaaactttgatcacaaaaaattttttttgtttacaaatttccattaccatctaataccacatctcccaatggtaatgcattggaatgaattttatgaagaaaatgagatgattgaagttggacaagcatgaccattaaggtagccaagagatttttcaaccaaaattacactagtttcattcccattaccatcattcattaccacctaccaaacgggccgttagggtAATGTAATGTAACTATAAAGACAAAAAGTTACATTACCAAATTACTAGTTATTTTACAATAAGATGTAGGGCAATGTGCCGGTACTAAAGGGTTTCAGTTACCATTTGGAAAGAAATTTGTAGGCCCATGTTCCATATTCGTTACCCATTATAAATATGAGGTATAATCAATGACAGATGACCAACATCCAGGACTTGACCAGCTTAATTATACACTTTATATCACACAAGATGTTCTGTGTATTGACAACTACACATTCAAGTTAGAGCACAGAAAACACAGTCCAATCAAAATTCTTGACCTATTCAAAACGACCTTAAGAACTAGAAAAGAAGCAAGGATAAATTGATGGACGACAGCTCAAAGCATTAAGATTCACTTGAAGGAGGGAATACCAGTTGCAAAGATGACAGCAGTGCTCGCAAGTTTCCCTCTTTCCCAGCAGCCCATCGCTTCATCTCCACATCCATAGCATCAGAAATCCTCTACAAACAAATACACCATATCAATGCCAGTTAACACTTGCTCCCTAAATCCGCTCTACCATTGTGGTCGTGGTGCGGGGGGGGTGGGAAATAGGCCGAGAGAAAGAGGGGAAAAAAGAAAGTACTGAACCATAATATTAACCCAAAAAGAAATGATATACACACATGTCTTTCTTCCTGTTCCTGCTGCGCCTCATATTCACGTTGATTCATTTCTGCTAATGCATTTTCCTGTATAGTAAACAAAATCACAAGCTATTAAAAGCAGAAGGGAAGAAGTATGTAATTTTAACAGTAGAGCTATCATTATGTCAATTCAGTAGCATAGCACGTCCTCAGGAGCCAGGAATTCAGTACAAAAACATAAGGTCtagattgaattatttataaTGTGAAACATTACAGCCATTGTAAATCAGTGACATAgtcctaaaatttaaaaatagcaACACCAAAAACAGATGTATGACCACAAGAGTGTTTACATAATGCCGAATTTGCCAATTCTGCTAGAGTAATATATGGCATGAATAAACGAAAAGATAACACGCCTTAATAGCCCCTTATGTAGGGATTCCATAGTTCACCTTGCCTCATCTCCCTTTCCTTAACCATTGAGTTCACCATACAATTAATACTTAGCCGGAGATAACATAAcccagaaaaagaaaaggaaaacatTACCATGCGTGCCTTCGCTCTTTGGTGGCGTTCGAATCTTAGTCTGCGTCTTTCCTCACTTTCTCCTTCAATTTCCTCAAACACACCCGAAACTGGGGCACCTAACATCAGACAAAGTAAATTACTTTCgtagaaataataaaaaaaaataaattgagaaaactacaaatcaacaacaaatacTGATACTACCTCCAAATATTGATGAAAAATCATCAGGAAAATCGTTTGGTGCcatttttttctccattttaaATGTGGTTCCAGAAAACAGATCCGGTACTTCGTTGGTTTTTCCATTCTGAAAAGGGTTCAACAATAAATTCAGCATCTCAAGAAAAAAGAGAACAAAATCTCAGACACACGACAAATCTTTTTATCCGAGATGAGAGGGGGGAGGAGTGCTTACTATAACTGTGTCTTCAGTTACAGGTACACTCTTTTTTTTAACGTGTGCACTGAAAAATGAATCCAGATCCGTTGCTGCTTCTGGAAACATTGGCTCAGTTGCCTTCTCCACCTTATGACTATGCATACTATCAACATTAAAGTTTTCCTGTATATCAAAGAAGTTCACCTCCTGTGGTTTTTTGCTAACTGTCTTTGCTTCTTTCTTAACTGAAAATTCATTTCGCTTCCCTTTATCGTTCTTTTTTAGAATGCCAGTGGCAAAATCTTCAAGCTCCTCGATAGAAGAAGAACCTGAACTCTTCTCTCTTGAACCAGACTGAGCTCTTCAACAATTTCAGAGCAAACAAAATGCATATTCAGCAGTAGTAAATGGGCAAATAGCATCATACTACAATCCAATTCATAAGTTCACCAAAATTAGAAGAACAAAACCTTTAACATATGAAATCAATAACAACCACAACCAATCACACCATTAAAACTAAGCTAATGATTTCAAGGAATCGCGAGCAACCACATATTCGTATTGGGTAGATATGGACAATGCATGTATTGGGCACAGTTCACCATATCGAAAAGCAAAACAAAAACCACTCTTCATGAACATTTACAGTACCCTtcgtcaagaaaccaactcaaccaaaagcttaagatgATGGTTGAAAGCactagaatatgttatatactctaacacgtcccATCACACGAGAGCCATTTGGGTTAGAacttagaagtgtggatgcaggcACTCCTTATACTTGGCGCTAAAAATTCCAAATtgggggtggttgagattcgaccCGTGACCTTTTgtggctctaataccatgtcaagaaaccaactcaaccaaaagcttaagttgatggttgaagccctaATACATTGAAAAACTAATCACATTATAAACAGATACcaattcacaaatcacaattgATTACCACTACCATTCAAATCATTATCTTTCATTTCTGTATGAAAATAAGTAGTAGTTCCCGATATAGGAATTGCTCAGTTACATATCTACCCAATATAAATCAAAACATATAAAACTAGAATTATGAATACAAATTGCACAGAAAATGCCAGCAACTCACAATTATATCTCTCAAATCATCAAATTCTAATGATTAATAGTCTATTAATACTTTATTATATGCAATAAAGAAAAGTGAAATCATCAAGTTATAAATAGAAAGTAAGTTCAAGAAGCAGCTGAATACCTACTAATATTGGCATTGCTAATCCCAAACCCAGGAATCAAATCATCATTGGTCATCATTTCAAGGCTTTTTTGATTAGAGCTCAAATTTCCCAATTTACCAAAGAAATCATCAACTGGATCAGATGATAACAAGTCATTATTTCCCATTACCACATTATTAGTACTCCCTTTTCCTGAAAACCCCCAAATAAGATCCTCCTCTTTAATGTCCACCGATTTGGAGTTCAAATTCATTGAACCTTTGAACATCGATTCCATATCAAAGTCGAATTCTCCACCTCCACCTCCACTTGAAGAGGTAGGAAcatttttgggtaattgaaaAACATCATCAAAAACATCTGAACTTGCATAATTATTAGGCTTGTTACTTGAGTTGAACCCGAATATATCATCAttttgatcattgaaaaatgaccCAGTTCCTGAATTTGCAGAATTAGAAAAGGGTTTGGTCCCAAAAGACGGATCTATAGTGTTGTAATTACGGGTAGTTTTTGTTGCTGATTTAGAAGAAGCCATTGGAGCTGATTTTCCTTGAGGTTTGATCCCATAATTTTTTACTAAAACACCAAAATCATCCATAATTACTAAAATTCTCAGATGGAATTAGGATTCCGTTGAGTTAATAGTGAAGTAAATTGGAAATATGAATCGTGTCGGTGccaaattgaagaagaaaagaggAAATTGGGTATGTGTAAAAATGTGTAGGAAATGAAGGACACGAATAGAAAAAAcaagaaaggaagaaaacaaaataagcGAAGGGGAATGGAAATTGAATCGAATTAAAGGACGAAGGAGGATAATGAATAATGGTTAATGGTTATGGCTACTTAGTACTTACACCCCAGAATCTTGGAAGGAAGAGATCAAGAGAAAGAGGAGAAAGTTCTGTATGTTCGATCTCTATTGTCTGGGGTGGGTGAGTTTGCTCGCCATGGAAGACTTCGTCGGTGGTTTATGAGGAGCCACTAGCCAGCCTAAGAAAGTACGTGTGAATGTGATTTATCATGTGCTCTTTTAAATTTtgcaataatttaattaatttcattttatgaTGGGAAAATTGTCTATAAaaactaacttttttttttacctaaaaaaAACTACTCGCTAGAAGTTCTTAAGATATGCACTATacttatattttatgaaaatttagcATTAAACTTTTATGAAATATCAGTGGTAACACTTTTGTTCGATTTTTTCAAATAGTAACATCCAATTTATGCTTTATCTAATTATTGTagtatttttcattaaattcttatcaatttccgtttaattcatcattttgataTTTCTAcacttattaagtgttggttgttgttttTATGATTTACCCTGAAACATTTCTAtcctctcaaatgtttaattcatcattttgacgtctaattcaccgtttaatttatcaacgctctcaaatgttgtaacaattttattttcatataaattgtTGGCATTTTTACAACATTTGAGAGCTTTGATGAATCAAGCGGTGAATAGAATgccaaaatggtgaattaaacatttgagagcataaaaatggtttaagacaaatata
This genomic window contains:
- the LOC130810615 gene encoding auxilin-related protein 2, translated to MDDFGVLVKNYGIKPQGKSAPMASSKSATKTTRNYNTIDPSFGTKPFSNSANSGTGSFFNDQNDDIFGFNSSNKPNNYASSDVFDDVFQLPKNVPTSSSGGGGGEFDFDMESMFKGSMNLNSKSVDIKEEDLIWGFSGKGSTNNVVMGNNDLLSSDPVDDFFGKLGNLSSNQKSLEMMTNDDLIPGFGISNANISRAQSGSREKSSGSSSIEELEDFATGILKKNDKGKRNEFSVKKEAKTVSKKPQEVNFFDIQENFNVDSMHSHKVEKATEPMFPEAATDLDSFFSAHVKKKSVPVTEDTVINGKTNEVPDLFSGTTFKMEKKMAPNDFPDDFSSIFGGAPVSGVFEEIEGESEERRRLRFERHQRAKARMENALAEMNQREYEAQQEQEERHRISDAMDVEMKRWAAGKEGNLRALLSSLQLVLAPELGWRPVTLTDLITSSQVKIAYKKAALCVHPDKVQQKGASLEQKFVAEKVFDLLKEAWNKFNTEELR